A genomic region of Peptoniphilus sp. ING2-D1G contains the following coding sequences:
- the pycB gene encoding Pyruvate carboxylase subunit B (Oxaloacetate <=> pyruvate + CO(2); High confidence in function and specificity): MSGKRIEFVDTTLRDAHQSLMATRLSWNDFKDSLELMDEAGYKALECWGGATFDSCIRFLGEDPWERLRNIKSKLKNTKTQMLLRGQNLLGYKNYPDDIVEKFVELSIKNGIDIVRVFDALNDLRNLEVSIESVKKYAGEVQVAIAYTVSDIHSTQYYIDLCKDILEMGADSIAIKDMSGILTPYKAYELVKSIKTLTDLPLEIHSHCAAGMAQMSYLKSIEAGADIIDTAISPFAGGTSQPAAEAMHVVIKEMGYTSPLNLEKLEELASFFAKVKEKYIEKGTIPVKLLSSDPKGLIYQVPGGMLSNLYSQLKSMGKVDCFEKVLNEIPHVRKDLGYPPLVTPMSQMVGSQATFNVIMGERYKMVPTEIKEYLRGFYGKSPAPIDEDFKRSIIGDLSVIKDRPANHLDPLYDSYKEEYGDKLKSEEDLMTYILFPEAAEEFFKSKYA, encoded by the coding sequence ATGTCCGGCAAAAGAATTGAATTTGTAGACACCACATTAAGAGATGCTCACCAAAGTCTGATGGCGACAAGGTTAAGTTGGAATGACTTCAAAGACAGTTTGGAGTTGATGGATGAAGCGGGATATAAAGCTTTAGAGTGTTGGGGAGGAGCTACCTTCGATTCCTGCATCAGATTTTTAGGAGAAGATCCCTGGGAAAGGCTTAGAAATATAAAATCAAAGCTTAAAAATACCAAGACGCAGATGCTCCTTAGAGGTCAAAATCTATTGGGATATAAAAATTACCCCGACGATATAGTAGAAAAATTTGTTGAACTCTCCATAAAAAACGGAATCGACATAGTGAGAGTTTTTGATGCGTTAAATGATTTGAGAAACTTAGAGGTATCCATTGAATCAGTAAAAAAATACGCAGGAGAAGTACAAGTTGCTATCGCTTATACAGTTTCCGATATACATAGCACACAGTACTACATTGACCTTTGTAAAGACATTTTGGAAATGGGAGCCGATTCCATAGCAATTAAGGATATGTCCGGCATTTTGACACCATATAAAGCCTATGAGTTGGTAAAATCCATAAAAACCCTAACGGACTTGCCTCTGGAAATACATTCTCACTGCGCCGCCGGAATGGCTCAGATGAGTTATTTAAAGTCCATTGAAGCGGGTGCCGATATCATAGATACCGCCATATCTCCCTTTGCAGGAGGGACATCTCAGCCGGCGGCTGAAGCTATGCACGTAGTTATAAAGGAAATGGGCTATACCAGTCCTTTGAATCTTGAAAAACTGGAAGAATTGGCGAGTTTTTTTGCAAAGGTTAAGGAAAAATACATAGAGAAGGGAACCATTCCCGTAAAATTGCTCTCTTCAGATCCTAAAGGATTGATTTATCAAGTTCCTGGAGGAATGTTGTCAAATCTGTATTCTCAACTGAAAAGCATGGGTAAAGTAGATTGTTTTGAAAAAGTATTAAATGAAATTCCCCACGTCAGAAAGGATTTGGGATATCCGCCACTGGTAACCCCCATGAGTCAAATGGTCGGCTCTCAAGCTACATTTAATGTGATCATGGGAGAAAGATACAAAATGGTGCCGACGGAAATCAAGGAGTATCTTAGAGGATTTTACGGCAAAAGTCCGGCGCCTATAGATGAAGACTTTAAAAGAAGCATTATAGGAGACCTCAGCGTAATAAAAGACAGACCGGCCAACCATTTAGATCCATTATATGATAGTTACAAAGAGGAATACGGAGATAAATTAAAGAGCGAAGAAGACTTGATGACATATATATTATTCCCTGAAGCGGCGGAAGAATTTTTTAAAAGTAAATATGCATAA
- the fusA2 gene encoding Elongation factor G 2 (This domain includes the carboxyl terminal regions of Elongation factor G, elongation factor 2 and some tetracycline resistance proteins and adopt a ferredoxin-like fold; High confidence in function and specificity), giving the protein MKVYSTEMVRNLALVGHSGSGKTNLTEAMLFQTGATKKLGSVSDKNTLSDFSKEEMERGSSIGTSIIPIEWRNYKVNVIDTPGYLDFVGEAYGALRASEAVLMVVDATAGVEVGTERMWKYTEKIGMPRIVFVNKIDGENVNFRRLMEELENAFGKKVVPFSIPIGEGENFIGVTDVIFQKGFKYVNGAPEEIELTHDQVKATERIYEEIAEVAAGSDEVLMEKYFSGEKFTREDLLRGVTSALLSGEAVPLLVGSGEKGIGIDILLNTIVNYMPAPNDERAHLGFRVEEGEPKKVSADEPFSSVIFKTITDPFVGKISIFKVISGKITKNTALYNSTKDTNEKLGGLYAMRGKKQFEVEEIQAGDIGATTKLQESETGDTLCDKSNKIIYKKIKYPTPVLFYAIEPKTKGDEEKLSTSLRRLREEDPSFVIERNAETKQLTIGGQGQVQLDVILEKLKNTFGVEVNIIPFIIPYRETIRGTASVQGKHKKQSGGAGQYGDVWIRFEPIEEGFEFAEEVFGGSVPKNYFPAVEKGIIESKEKGVLAGYPVTNFKAVLYDGSYHDVDSNEISFKLAASLAFKKGMQEAKPVLLEPIMKVEVSIPDSYLGDVMGDMNKRRGRILGMDQQGDGSQILIAEAPQAEMFEYSIDLRAMTQGRGTFTMEFVRYEEVPANISEKIVAEANNKEE; this is encoded by the coding sequence ATGAAAGTTTACAGTACGGAGATGGTTAGAAACTTAGCTTTAGTAGGGCATAGTGGAAGTGGAAAAACAAATTTAACAGAAGCTATGCTATTTCAGACAGGTGCTACAAAAAAATTAGGCAGTGTTTCAGACAAGAACACTCTAAGTGATTTCTCCAAGGAGGAAATGGAAAGAGGTTCATCGATAGGAACGAGCATTATTCCCATAGAATGGAGAAATTACAAAGTAAACGTCATCGATACTCCCGGATATCTTGACTTTGTCGGAGAAGCCTACGGAGCTTTGCGTGCATCTGAAGCTGTATTGATGGTTGTAGATGCCACAGCAGGTGTTGAAGTCGGCACGGAAAGAATGTGGAAGTACACTGAAAAAATCGGAATGCCAAGAATAGTATTCGTAAATAAAATAGATGGAGAAAATGTAAATTTCAGAAGATTGATGGAAGAATTGGAAAATGCCTTCGGCAAAAAAGTTGTTCCCTTTTCAATTCCAATAGGAGAAGGAGAAAACTTCATAGGCGTTACAGATGTAATTTTCCAAAAGGGTTTTAAATACGTAAATGGAGCTCCGGAAGAGATTGAATTAACTCACGATCAAGTAAAAGCCACAGAAAGAATTTATGAAGAGATAGCGGAAGTCGCGGCAGGTTCTGATGAAGTTTTAATGGAAAAATATTTTTCAGGTGAAAAATTCACAAGAGAAGATCTCTTAAGAGGAGTTACCTCCGCGTTATTGTCGGGAGAAGCAGTTCCACTTCTTGTGGGATCAGGAGAAAAAGGTATCGGAATAGATATTTTATTAAATACCATAGTCAACTACATGCCGGCACCCAACGATGAAAGAGCGCATTTAGGATTTAGAGTCGAAGAAGGAGAACCCAAAAAAGTATCCGCCGATGAACCCTTCTCATCGGTTATTTTCAAAACCATCACAGACCCCTTTGTGGGAAAAATTTCAATATTTAAAGTTATTTCCGGCAAAATCACAAAAAACACAGCTCTTTATAACTCCACAAAGGACACCAATGAGAAACTTGGCGGACTCTATGCAATGAGAGGCAAAAAGCAATTCGAAGTTGAAGAAATTCAAGCAGGTGACATAGGAGCCACTACAAAACTTCAAGAATCGGAAACAGGAGATACTTTATGCGATAAGTCCAACAAAATAATCTATAAAAAGATTAAATATCCAACTCCGGTATTATTCTATGCCATCGAACCTAAGACAAAGGGAGATGAAGAAAAACTATCCACCTCTCTTAGAAGATTAAGAGAAGAAGATCCAAGTTTTGTAATTGAAAGAAATGCTGAGACAAAACAACTCACCATCGGAGGACAAGGGCAAGTACAACTTGATGTAATTCTTGAAAAACTTAAAAACACCTTCGGAGTTGAAGTAAATATAATTCCCTTTATAATTCCCTACAGAGAAACCATCAGAGGAACGGCATCAGTTCAAGGAAAGCACAAAAAACAATCGGGTGGAGCGGGCCAATACGGAGATGTTTGGATCAGATTTGAACCCATAGAAGAAGGATTTGAATTCGCCGAAGAAGTATTCGGAGGATCAGTGCCGAAGAATTACTTCCCGGCAGTGGAAAAGGGAATCATAGAATCCAAGGAAAAGGGAGTACTTGCAGGCTATCCCGTCACCAATTTCAAAGCCGTATTATACGACGGATCCTATCATGATGTAGACTCCAATGAAATTTCCTTTAAATTGGCGGCATCTCTTGCCTTCAAGAAAGGTATGCAAGAAGCGAAACCCGTCCTTCTTGAACCCATTATGAAAGTGGAAGTATCAATTCCCGACTCATATCTTGGAGATGTAATGGGAGATATGAATAAGCGTCGTGGAAGAATTTTGGGAATGGACCAACAGGGAGACGGCTCTCAAATATTGATAGCTGAAGCTCCGCAAGCCGAAATGTTTGAATACTCCATTGACCTAAGAGCCATGACACAGGGAAGAGGAACCTTTACAATGGAATTTGTAAGATATGAAGAAGTTCCTGCAAATATTTCAGAAAAAATAGTAGCTGAAGCAAATAACAAAGAAGAATAA
- a CDS encoding hypothetical protein (High confidence in function and specificity) has protein sequence MKNFSFKDSIFPGFVLVLIIATISKFAESLIPQSVIGASVIALFIGMFINNYTGERTEFKKGISFTSKRVLKFAIILLGASLNVNTIFNVGRMSVYVMFFTLLTCFGGGYFVGKALGLNWKLSNLISAGTGICGGSAVAAIAPVIEAEDVDVAYAISATFIFDIFMIVLFPIAGRYMGLSDIAYGLWTGTAVNDTSSVVAAGYAFSEAAGDFATMVKLTRTLVIIPTVIIFAFINNHLKFKNSSAHKNVSVKVSDIFPWFIVGFLIMSVLHSVGIISVELSEVLKSISKFLMICALGAIGLNTRLSDMKKSGTAPMVHGFIISALVVIVAFVVEYAMGLI, from the coding sequence TTGAAAAATTTTAGTTTTAAAGATTCTATTTTCCCGGGATTTGTCCTGGTACTAATAATTGCAACTATATCAAAGTTTGCGGAGTCGCTCATTCCCCAGTCTGTTATAGGTGCATCGGTCATTGCGCTTTTTATAGGGATGTTTATTAACAACTACACAGGTGAAAGAACTGAGTTTAAAAAAGGTATTTCCTTTACATCTAAGAGAGTGCTGAAGTTTGCAATTATATTGCTTGGCGCAAGCCTTAATGTCAACACAATTTTTAATGTGGGCAGAATGTCTGTTTATGTAATGTTTTTTACTCTACTTACGTGTTTTGGCGGAGGATATTTCGTAGGGAAAGCTCTCGGACTTAATTGGAAGTTATCAAATTTAATTTCTGCAGGCACGGGAATATGTGGCGGATCTGCCGTTGCGGCTATAGCGCCGGTAATTGAGGCTGAAGATGTGGATGTCGCCTATGCCATAAGTGCAACTTTTATATTTGATATTTTTATGATAGTTTTATTCCCCATTGCCGGAAGATACATGGGGTTATCTGACATTGCCTACGGTCTGTGGACAGGTACTGCTGTAAATGACACATCATCGGTTGTGGCTGCAGGATATGCCTTCAGTGAGGCTGCGGGAGATTTTGCAACTATGGTAAAGCTTACAAGAACTCTTGTCATTATCCCTACTGTTATAATTTTTGCCTTTATTAACAATCATTTGAAGTTTAAAAATTCATCTGCCCATAAAAATGTAAGCGTAAAGGTGTCGGATATTTTTCCGTGGTTTATTGTCGGATTTTTAATCATGTCTGTTCTTCACAGTGTGGGAATTATATCTGTTGAGCTTTCGGAGGTTTTGAAATCCATAAGCAAATTTTTGATGATTTGCGCTCTTGGGGCAATAGGGCTTAATACCCGTTTGTCTGATATGAAAAAATCGGGAACCGCTCCTATGGTCCACGGTTTTATAATTTCAGCACTTGTGGTTATTGTGGCTTTCGTGGTTGAGTATGCCATGGGATTGATTTAA
- a CDS encoding LysR family transcriptional regulator (LysR transcriptional regulator; High confidence in function and specificity) — MDQRLITFLTLCKTMNYRVTAQKLHLTQPAVTKQIQSLERELDTKLFTYEKNKLKRSEDSYTLENYAVSFQFNYESLLHKLKHKGKQTLRIGITKTVGDIVILEPLKKYIENSDDDIELSVDNTDNLFKKLKDNKKDFLIVEGIFDKNAYDHFLYSREFFTGICSIKNKLANKKVNLKQIFDETILIREKGSGNRNLLETELNRCGYNIENFSRTINVSNINIIRELLLENLGITVGYDRIIHKMDDLATFEIEGVSRYHEFNIVSLKNTSGIKKAERFLDLKEK; from the coding sequence ATGGATCAAAGATTAATCACATTTTTAACCTTGTGCAAGACTATGAATTACAGAGTGACAGCACAAAAGCTTCACTTGACACAACCGGCAGTCACAAAGCAAATTCAATCCCTTGAAAGGGAATTGGATACTAAATTATTTACATATGAAAAAAACAAATTAAAAAGGTCGGAGGATTCCTATACTTTAGAAAATTATGCCGTATCCTTTCAGTTTAACTACGAAAGTCTGTTGCACAAGCTCAAACACAAAGGCAAACAAACGCTCAGAATAGGAATCACAAAAACAGTTGGGGATATAGTGATTTTAGAACCGCTGAAAAAATACATTGAAAACTCCGATGACGATATAGAACTTTCCGTTGACAATACCGACAATCTTTTTAAAAAATTAAAAGACAACAAAAAAGATTTTTTGATTGTGGAAGGAATTTTTGACAAAAATGCATATGACCATTTCCTATATTCAAGGGAATTTTTTACGGGAATTTGTTCCATAAAAAATAAATTGGCAAATAAAAAAGTAAACTTAAAACAAATATTTGACGAAACGATACTCATAAGAGAGAAGGGCTCAGGCAACAGAAACCTTTTGGAAACAGAATTAAACAGATGCGGGTACAATATAGAAAATTTCAGCAGAACAATAAACGTAAGCAATATAAACATAATAAGAGAGCTACTGCTTGAAAATTTGGGAATAACTGTCGGATATGACAGGATAATACACAAAATGGACGATCTGGCTACATTTGAAATTGAAGGAGTGAGCAGGTACCATGAATTTAATATAGTAAGTTTAAAAAATACATCAGGCATAAAAAAAGCTGAGCGATTTTTAGATCTAAAGGAGAAATAG
- a CDS encoding Hypothetical protein (Frameshift; Family membership), with the protein MRKKLMPLLLAFVMVFSALQTSAFAEVVADSTEPAPAATEAAVEETAQPEAPANTEEVASEVVAEETVTEVAPEEAALEVAPAKVFAQPQMAPVLLQATIPVNSVTITPSNLDMIVGDVKTLSATIDPADATNQNLSWFSNNSSVAEIDNSGVVTAVGPGTATISVTADGGVSDTVNVTVTAASSVVTGIVTTPSTISDIRVGETGRVFTAKVLPTSASQAVTWSSSDPTILSIGQSTGTLTAFKEGTVVITATSVADPTVEATITVVVNPASAPVGTGKIYNVDVYYNKVTGYAPRYSTVKLYKNGVYLGSDTADGAGYFSIANSFGYYGGYYDGGYWYDGKWYDYYDYYNGGYWYDGKWYDYYDYYNGGYRYYDLSGYELQAYDGTTLLDTYYLSSANAHYDYNRYWGWNYYYPDYPNYYSYYNTKVYPTSLSLNYSDDVVNGYLRSYPNTYVSVYRDGTYLGSGYTNGNGYFNISLNRSVSGVGVLDFYIGDRYGTYDESYGNRIYPWSLSTSSYNVSGYYNPNTSVRAYYDGKYIGSDVTDSDGYFSISSSTRIYNDANLKFYSDSSVVSTTTKDTYKTEITIGSGALNKTVNGVTTTTYMDVAAYIKDGRTMLPIRFVAESLGYYVTFNDATRNATFSDGNKVVVLNIDSDEYYVDGVKHTFSVKPEIRSGRTMLPISEIGRALGLTHGNKGEGKNIEWDAVNQKVTISVTKSK; encoded by the coding sequence ATGAGAAAAAAACTTATGCCATTGCTTTTAGCATTTGTAATGGTTTTTTCAGCTTTACAGACCTCTGCTTTTGCTGAAGTAGTTGCAGACTCAACAGAACCTGCACCTGCAGCAACTGAAGCAGCAGTAGAAGAAACCGCACAACCGGAAGCACCGGCAAATACTGAAGAAGTTGCATCTGAAGTTGTGGCTGAAGAAACCGTAACTGAAGTTGCGCCTGAAGAAGCAGCGCTTGAAGTTGCACCTGCAAAAGTTTTTGCACAACCTCAAATGGCACCTGTGTTATTACAGGCTACTATACCTGTTAATAGTGTGACCATCACACCTTCAAATCTGGATATGATTGTAGGAGATGTTAAAACTCTAAGTGCTACGATAGATCCTGCTGATGCTACAAACCAGAACTTATCATGGTTTAGCAATAATTCGAGTGTAGCGGAAATTGATAATAGTGGAGTAGTTACAGCTGTAGGACCAGGAACTGCTACTATAAGTGTAACAGCAGATGGCGGTGTATCTGATACAGTAAATGTTACAGTTACTGCGGCATCATCTGTAGTAACAGGCATTGTAACCACACCTAGTACAATATCGGACATCAGAGTAGGAGAAACGGGAAGAGTATTTACTGCCAAAGTTCTACCTACAAGTGCAAGTCAAGCGGTTACATGGTCAAGTTCTGATCCTACAATTCTGTCAATAGGTCAAAGTACCGGTACATTGACTGCTTTTAAAGAAGGAACAGTTGTTATTACAGCAACTTCTGTTGCAGATCCTACTGTAGAAGCAACAATAACCGTAGTGGTAAACCCTGCTTCAGCTCCCGTTGGTACAGGCAAAATTTACAATGTAGATGTATATTACAACAAAGTGACAGGATATGCTCCCAGATATTCGACTGTAAAACTTTATAAAAATGGAGTTTATTTGGGATCCGACACAGCTGATGGAGCAGGATATTTCAGCATAGCTAACAGTTTTGGATATTATGGCGGTTACTATGACGGTGGATATTGGTATGACGGAAAATGGTATGACTACTATGACTACTATAACGGCGGATATTGGTATGACGGAAAATGGTATGACTACTATGACTACTATAACGGCGGATATCGCTATTATGATTTAAGCGGTTATGAACTACAAGCTTATGATGGAACTACTTTACTTGACACTTACTATTTGAGTAGTGCTAATGCGCATTATGATTACAACAGATATTGGGGATGGAACTATTACTATCCGGACTATCCGAACTATTATTCATATTACAACACCAAAGTTTATCCAACATCACTCAGCTTAAATTACTCAGATGATGTAGTGAACGGATACCTTAGATCTTATCCCAACACCTATGTATCAGTTTACAGAGATGGAACTTATCTTGGATCAGGATACACTAACGGAAATGGATATTTCAATATTTCTCTTAACAGAAGCGTATCAGGTGTAGGAGTATTGGATTTCTATATTGGAGATAGATATGGAACATATGATGAATCCTACGGAAATAGAATTTATCCATGGAGCCTTTCAACATCCAGCTACAATGTAAGCGGATACTATAATCCGAACACCAGCGTAAGAGCATATTATGACGGCAAATATATTGGATCCGATGTAACAGATTCTGATGGATATTTCAGTATTTCATCAAGCACAAGAATTTACAACGATGCAAATTTGAAATTCTATTCTGACAGCAGTGTAGTTTCCACAACTACTAAAGATACCTATAAAACTGAGATAACCATAGGTAGCGGAGCTCTTAATAAGACTGTAAACGGAGTTACTACTACGACTTACATGGATGTTGCAGCTTATATCAAAGACGGAAGAACAATGCTTCCAATCAGATTTGTTGCTGAATCTTTGGGATACTATGTAACATTTAACGATGCTACAAGAAATGCGACATTCTCAGACGGAAACAAAGTAGTTGTTTTAAATATTGACTCTGATGAGTATTATGTTGATGGAGTTAAACACACTTTCAGCGTAAAACCTGAAATAAGATCAGGAAGAACGATGCTTCCGATTTCTGAAATAGGAAGAGCTCTTGGACTTACTCATGGCAACAAGGGTGAAGGCAAGAACATCGAATGGGATGCTGTAAACCAAAAAGTAACAATCAGCGTTACAAAAAGCAAATAA
- a CDS encoding D-3-phosphoglycerate dehydrogenase (3-phospho-D-glycerate + NAD(+) <=> 3-phosphonooxypyruvate + NADH, 2-hydroxyglutarate + NAD(+) <=> 2-oxoglutarate + NADH; High confidence in function and specificity), producing MKALIVDYVSENIPKELGELGFEVDKEMLPTSEKLAEIIEPYDLLVMRVDPFIDKNVLDAAKNLKAIMVGSVGTNHIDLEYAKEKGIEVHNSPGQNSNAVAELVFCKALDLFRNSYQAQYEIKEKGIWNKYRWIGRELRNKTMGILGYGAIGRRVAEIAHVFHMDVVSYDPYFDPKNNPYDYVKLTDFDEVIKVSDVITLHLPLTPETKNMISDEQMEAMKDGAILINAARGGVIDEEALYKYIKNGKLGGANLDTLADELGTGGLDTQDVQISSPLFELDRVYITPHIGGSTIDAQDDIGKVVIANVKKVFNL from the coding sequence ATGAAAGCTTTAATAGTTGATTATGTTTCTGAAAACATTCCTAAGGAATTGGGAGAACTTGGATTTGAAGTAGACAAAGAAATGCTTCCCACATCTGAAAAATTGGCTGAAATTATTGAACCCTATGATCTTTTAGTTATGAGAGTAGATCCTTTCATAGATAAAAATGTGTTGGATGCTGCTAAAAACTTAAAGGCGATAATGGTAGGTTCAGTAGGAACAAACCACATTGACCTTGAATACGCAAAGGAAAAGGGAATAGAAGTTCACAATTCACCGGGACAAAACTCAAATGCAGTAGCGGAACTTGTATTCTGTAAAGCGCTTGACTTGTTCAGAAATTCTTACCAAGCACAATATGAAATCAAAGAAAAGGGAATCTGGAACAAATATAGATGGATTGGAAGAGAACTTAGAAATAAGACCATGGGTATCTTAGGATACGGTGCAATAGGCAGAAGAGTTGCTGAAATAGCTCACGTGTTCCACATGGATGTCGTATCTTACGACCCCTACTTCGACCCTAAGAACAATCCTTATGACTATGTTAAGTTAACAGATTTTGATGAAGTTATCAAAGTATCTGATGTAATCACTCTTCACCTTCCTCTTACACCGGAAACCAAAAATATGATTTCAGATGAACAAATGGAAGCTATGAAAGACGGAGCAATACTTATCAACGCGGCTCGTGGTGGAGTTATAGATGAAGAAGCTCTTTATAAATATATCAAAAACGGTAAATTAGGCGGAGCAAACTTGGATACATTGGCTGATGAATTGGGAACAGGCGGACTTGATACACAAGATGTTCAAATCAGCTCTCCTTTATTTGAACTTGACAGAGTATACATTACTCCACATATCGGTGGCTCTACAATTGATGCACAAGATGACATAGGTAAAGTAGTAATAGCAAATGTTAAGAAAGTTTTTAATCTATAA
- a CDS encoding 4-(cytidine 5'-diphospho)-2-C-methyl-D-erythritol kinase (Catalyzes the phosphorylation of the position 2 hydroxy group of 4-diphosphocytidyl-2C-methyl-D-erythritol; High confidence in function and specificity): protein MRAKSYGKINLSLDVISKRRDGYHNIKTIMQKISLYDEMEFIKIKRGFKFLSNVDELDNEDNLVYKAHNLLETYTGKKLPIEIHLKKNLPMASGLAGGTGNGALTLRALNKIYRLGISLEELCKESLKLGADFPYMLVGGTILAEGIGEKLEVIDDFCGQDLLIVNPGYGISTKKVYENLDIDNDRIDFDAIREALKTKNFFKLSKFLQNKMESSVFKNHPDLSDIKKKLKEFGGIPLMSGSGATMFAIFDDRVNLNKAYDYYKDLYKYTYMAKTVGGEDEL from the coding sequence ATGAGAGCAAAATCCTATGGGAAAATAAATCTGAGTTTGGATGTTATTTCTAAAAGACGGGATGGATATCACAATATAAAGACCATTATGCAAAAAATTTCCCTATATGATGAGATGGAATTTATAAAGATAAAAAGGGGATTTAAATTTCTTTCAAATGTGGACGAATTGGACAATGAAGACAATTTAGTTTACAAGGCTCATAATCTTTTGGAAACCTACACAGGCAAAAAACTTCCCATAGAAATACATCTTAAGAAAAACTTGCCCATGGCTTCAGGACTTGCAGGGGGAACGGGCAACGGTGCTTTGACCTTAAGGGCTTTAAATAAAATTTACCGATTGGGAATAAGCCTGGAGGAACTTTGCAAAGAGTCTTTAAAACTCGGGGCGGATTTTCCCTATATGCTGGTGGGTGGAACTATACTTGCCGAGGGTATAGGCGAAAAACTCGAAGTCATTGACGACTTTTGCGGACAGGATCTATTAATAGTAAATCCCGGATATGGAATATCCACAAAGAAGGTTTATGAAAATCTGGATATTGACAATGACAGAATTGATTTTGATGCAATAAGAGAAGCTTTAAAAACTAAGAATTTTTTTAAATTATCGAAATTTTTACAAAATAAGATGGAATCTTCAGTGTTTAAAAATCATCCCGATTTATCGGATATAAAGAAGAAGTTAAAAGAATTCGGAGGAATACCGCTTATGAGCGGTTCCGGAGCAACCATGTTTGCCATTTTTGATGACAGGGTAAATTTAAATAAAGCTTATGATTATTACAAGGATTTATACAAGTATACATATATGGCTAAAACCGTAGGTGGAGAAGATGAACTATAA
- a CDS encoding Hypothetical protein (Family membership), giving the protein MNYNIALIDDGIGSVEFMRELKKRYSNSALLVDNKNYPYSLRKKSIFAMSIKLLSKLKAENYIVTNPAIAVNLEKSNRNVISGLKRFYDSIDASAIVLTNKYFADYLKKMHGEMNSEDAQILSNQVQTFGVQEYVVKNILDYYLKGYKNVYFMDSNFYVLKDFILDTYSDKNIYFIQDFIMDELKDLNFDKNVKNNLKIFVTADRRSTYLNLEDIYGESYVGIKNIVL; this is encoded by the coding sequence ATGAACTATAATATTGCTTTGATAGATGATGGAATCGGTTCGGTTGAATTTATGAGAGAACTGAAGAAAAGATACAGTAACAGCGCTTTGCTTGTCGATAATAAAAATTATCCCTATTCTCTTAGAAAAAAGAGCATTTTTGCCATGTCCATTAAATTGTTAAGTAAACTAAAAGCTGAAAACTACATAGTTACAAATCCCGCCATTGCAGTTAATTTAGAAAAATCAAACAGAAATGTAATAAGTGGATTAAAGAGATTTTATGATTCAATAGATGCGAGTGCCATCGTACTTACAAACAAATATTTTGCAGATTATTTAAAAAAGATGCATGGAGAAATGAATTCCGAAGATGCGCAGATTTTATCCAACCAGGTTCAAACTTTCGGTGTGCAAGAGTATGTAGTAAAGAATATTTTGGACTATTATTTAAAGGGATATAAGAATGTATATTTTATGGATTCAAACTTCTATGTTCTCAAAGATTTTATATTAGATACATATTCCGACAAAAACATATATTTCATACAGGACTTCATCATGGATGAATTAAAGGATTTAAACTTTGACAAAAATGTGAAAAATAACTTGAAAATATTTGTCACTGCGGACAGAAGAAGCACTTATTTAAATTTGGAAGATATTTACGGAGAATCCTATGTGGGTATAAAAAATATAGTGCTTTGA